The genomic segment TTTAGGAATTAAATGGACCAAGCAAATCATTAATCTCAACTAAGTACAAATAGAAAAGCAGCCCACGCAAATAGTAAAGATAGAGCTTTCTTTTATCTGCTGATAGGACGCCATCCTGTCCTATCAGCAGATAAACCAGCTTGTATTAGCCCTGCAAAGGTCGCAGATATTGTAGGTATGCCTAGAGACGTCTGGTGTCTAATTATTTGCGAAGAGCCTTTTGGAGGTCTGCCAAAAGGTCATCATGATGCTCTAAACCAACGGAAAGCCGGAGAAGATTATCTGGGGTTGGACTATTAACTCCCTCGATACTAGCTCTGTGTTCGATAAGCGTCTCAATGCCTCCGAGGCTCGTTGCCCGAGTGACTAATTCAACATTGGCTGCAACCCGCATTGCCTCCTCACGACCACCTAACACTTCGAACGAAAGCATTGGGCCAAAACCCATCATTTGCCTTCGAGCAACCTCATGCCCAGGATGGCCCTCAAGGCCTGGATAATTAACTCGCTCAACACAAGCATGATCATCTAAGAAAAGCGCAATCAATTTAGCGCTATCTTGCTGAGCACGAACCCGATAAGGAAGGGTCTTAATGCCCCGCACAGTCAACCAACAATCAAATGGAGATGGAACCGCGCCCTCATTCACCTGGAGAAACCTTATTTTTTCAAATAAATCGACACCTTTTCGAGCAATGACAATGCCTCCCATAACATCGCCATGCCCAGCGAGATATTTCGTTGAAGCATGAATAGCTAAATCGGCACCAAGCGTAAGAGCCGGCTGAAGCGGAGGTGGCGTCCAGGTGTTATCACAAGCGACAACCGCCCCAGCATCGTGTGCGATATCTGCTACAGCTCTAATATCAGTAATCCCCAGCGAAGGGTTGGAGGGAGTCTCAAGCCAAACGAGACGCGTTGTTGAACGAACTTTGTCCGCCACTGCATGCGTGTTTGTCATATCTACAGAAGTCAGTTCAACCCCCCAAGGCACCACAGCCTGTTGGAGGAAACTACGAATACCGTGATACATCATATCGGGTACTAAAGCATGGTCACCAGGACGTAGTGACCGGAACACAGCAGCCGCAGCAGCGGAACCCGAACCAAAAGCAGCTGCGTCTTCCCCCCCCTCAAGTTCTGTCATTAATAACTCCAAAGATCGCCGATTTGGGTTATCACTTCGGGAGTAGGAAAATCCCCTAGAGTACTCACCAGACGGGTCACGCTCAAAAGTAGTCGACAGATGAATAGGTGTAACTATCGCCCCAGTATCAGAGTCGACCTCGGAACCTGCGTGAATCGCAAGTGTCTCGAAACGCATCTTTTTCATGACTTCTCCCTGTATGCCCTACGAATCATTTATTAGTAACTAGGCCCTGCGGACATGAACCCCAGCAGCCGCTAGAATTTGCTTAACATCACCTACGGAAGTTTGATCACTATGAAATATTCCAGCTGCGAGAGCAGCATCTGCTTCTCCTTCTTGGAGGACCTCCCGCATATGTTCAGCATTACCAGCTCCCCCTGAAGCAACAACTGGAATATCAACCGTCCTAGCTAGGGCTCGTGTCGCCTGAATGTCGTAACCGGTTTTCATCCCATCAGCATTTATACTATTTAAAACTATCTCTCCAGCCCCTAGAATCTGACCTTGTTCTGCCCAAGCGAGAAGCTCAAGCCCAGTCGCTTTTCGACCACCAGCTATATAGACTTCCCAGTGACCACTGCTTGATTGCAAGACATCTATTGAAAGAACCACTGCCTGTGACCCATAATGATCCGCTGCTGCCCTTATTACGTCTGGTCTCGTAACAGCCCCTGAGTTTATCGAGACCTTGTCGGCACCTGACAGGAAAAACTGTCGGAAATCCTCAAAAGTTCGTATTCCTCCACCCACGGTAAGAGGCATGAAGCACCGTTCTGCTACCTCAGCTACAACATTGAGTATCGTCCCCCGACCTTCAGCAGTTGCCGTGATGTCGTAGAAAACTAATTCATCTGCTCCCTGCTTATTATATTTTACTGCTAGGCTAACAGGGTCGCCAACATCATTCAATTCTCCCTCTTCAGCCCGCCCAAATTGCTGACCTCGGGTTGTTCTACCACCGTGAACATCTAAACAAGGGATAATTCTCTTCGCAAGCACCCGAACAGCATACCTTGACAAACAAGTTTAACGGCCATCAACAAACTAACTGCGACGAAGTTGAGATAAGATTTCAAAGTGGTGAGTATGTGGGAAAAAATCGAAAGGCCTCACATAATCCAACTGATACTGACCTTGAGTTAGATGGGTCACATCTCTAGCCCAAGTAGCCACATCACAAGACAAATATATTATTGCTGAAACATCTGATGTAAGGATTGCCTGTCTAAGCTTCTTATTTAAACCAGCCCGAGGTGGATCAACTACGAGAAGGTCAATTCCATCAGGCAACTTTAAGGATCGGGCATCTTTGAACAAAAAAACTATGTTGTCCAAACCCATACTCAACGCATCGCGATCACCTCTTTCAACACTAGCTCGATCTATCTCAATTGCCGTTACTGTTTCATAACGGTCAGCTATTTGCATTGCGATTGCTCCCCCTCCCGAAAATAATTCCCATGCAGAATGACCCCCCGAGACGATTTTATTAATTTCGCTATAGGCAAGAGCAGCGGCAGCTGGGTTTGGTTGTGCGAAAGAATTAGCAGATACTGTAATTTCTAAATTTCCGTATCGCTGTTTGATGGTTCGCGCTCCAGCCAAGCGGCTACGTCCAGATCGGAACCGACCCCGCAAATCGTAAGGGGCATACGAAACCCCAAGGATCCCTGCTGATATGAGATCATGGGCAAAATCAAGATATTCCCGCTCGGGCTTCTTTGCAATTAAGGCCACCAAGGTTTCGCCCTTCTCGTTCCCTCTAATAGCTACCTCAACAAGCCCACGAGGCAGGTACTGTTCTGTAATAGCCTCCCAAGCCAACCTAACAGAAGGAATAGCCGTGACATCCTCAGTAAGCGTTACGATCTTGTCGCTGTTGGAACTCCTGTATCCAAGGCTGCCAAACCTAACCGCTGGTTGAACCACATGTCTATACTCGAAAATATTCGGCGAAGGAGTGACAGGAGAAAATTGATGCTCTTCCCCAGAAGTCCGACGAAAAGCATCAATTAAGACCTCACGCTTTAACGCTAATTGTCTAGGATAAGTTATAAAACCGTAGTCTAGGCCAGGATGTAAGGGAGTTTCGATTCGATCCTGAGAAGCAAGCACCACCTCGTCGACCTCACCCTGAAAGACCCCTGATCTGTACTCCAATCTCGCTCGTACTACCTCGCCGGGAATACCACCTTGTACCAGGGCAATCTGGCCATCATCCAGTCGCGCGACTGCTCGTCCTCCATGAACCATTCGCTCTAATGACAGTTCTCTGTACACGACGGCAGTGTAACTGACGCAACGCGCTATACTACAAACTATGAGGCGGTCCTTTAAAGAAATTGTCGAACTGGTAGTTTTTGGCCTCATTGCTCTTCTATTAGCTACAGGCCTAATTTGGTTAATCGGTTGGGTTCTTGGTTTAGTTGGTATTGGTTTAAAATTCGTAGCTGGAATTATCTGGTCTTTACTACGGTTCCTTGTTCCGATTGCCATAGTTGCTGGCCTAGCTTACGCTTTAGTGCGATTCTTTTTAAATCGAAACAAGAATAACCCCATACCTGCGCCAGAGGATGATTCATCTACCTCTACAATCACAGCTACAGAACCTGTAAACGAATTCTCTTCTGCTACTGACAACTTAGACTCCATCAATCCCAAGGCGCCAAGGGAGACCAATGTCGTCCAGAAAGACTCCACACTCGAACCAAAATTAGAGAATAGCTTGGACGACAGTAACGAAAAGAAGTCCTAAAAGTTAATAATTCCTGCCAAATATTATTTTATAGAGCGCCCTAGTAGATCAGAGAGTTTCAAGAGGTTCCTAATTAAGACCCTTAGAACCGTCAACCTGACAATTGGCCCTAGCTTTACAAATCTCTGTTAAATAGACTACTCCGCATCTCATAGCAATAACAGCCAAAGGAATTACGTTTGATGCTTACCCCACAGCAATCCATAACATTCCTGATCTTTGGATCAAAGCTCGTTCCCAGTCTAAGTCCAAAAAATATGCAGAATTTATCTAGCTGCGGTACACTTGTCCACAATGAACCTGGGGTATTTTCGTCTAATATTTTTAGGGTCAATGCTTTGCGCTGCCCTTTCTGGGTGTCTTAAAAGAACCGACTCTTTAGCTCCAATCGTTAGCATCACTAATCCCCCTAGTGGTGCTACTAGAA from the Trueperaceae bacterium genome contains:
- a CDS encoding RNA methyltransferase, which gives rise to MAIGTRNRSKDQIIPATNFKPIPTKPRTQPINQIRPVANRRAMRPKTTSSTISLKDRLIVCSIARCVSYTAVVYRELSLERMVHGGRAVARLDDGQIALVQGGIPGEVVRARLEYRSGVFQGEVDEVVLASQDRIETPLHPGLDYGFITYPRQLALKREVLIDAFRRTSGEEHQFSPVTPSPNIFEYRHVVQPAVRFGSLGYRSSNSDKIVTLTEDVTAIPSVRLAWEAITEQYLPRGLVEVAIRGNEKGETLVALIAKKPEREYLDFAHDLISAGILGVSYAPYDLRGRFRSGRSRLAGARTIKQRYGNLEITVSANSFAQPNPAAAALAYSEINKIVSGGHSAWELFSGGGAIAMQIADRYETVTAIEIDRASVERGDRDALSMGLDNIVFLFKDARSLKLPDGIDLLVVDPPRAGLNKKLRQAILTSDVSAIIYLSCDVATWARDVTHLTQGQYQLDYVRPFDFFPHTHHFEILSQLRRS
- a CDS encoding imidazole glycerol phosphate synthase subunit HisF, which encodes MLAKRIIPCLDVHGGRTTRGQQFGRAEEGELNDVGDPVSLAVKYNKQGADELVFYDITATAEGRGTILNVVAEVAERCFMPLTVGGGIRTFEDFRQFFLSGADKVSINSGAVTRPDVIRAAADHYGSQAVVLSIDVLQSSSGHWEVYIAGGRKATGLELLAWAEQGQILGAGEIVLNSINADGMKTGYDIQATRALARTVDIPVVASGGAGNAEHMREVLQEGEADAALAAGIFHSDQTSVGDVKQILAAAGVHVRRA
- a CDS encoding cystathionine gamma-synthase, which codes for MRFETLAIHAGSEVDSDTGAIVTPIHLSTTFERDPSGEYSRGFSYSRSDNPNRRSLELLMTELEGGEDAAAFGSGSAAAAAVFRSLRPGDHALVPDMMYHGIRSFLQQAVVPWGVELTSVDMTNTHAVADKVRSTTRLVWLETPSNPSLGITDIRAVADIAHDAGAVVACDNTWTPPPLQPALTLGADLAIHASTKYLAGHGDVMGGIVIARKGVDLFEKIRFLQVNEGAVPSPFDCWLTVRGIKTLPYRVRAQQDSAKLIALFLDDHACVERVNYPGLEGHPGHEVARRQMMGFGPMLSFEVLGGREEAMRVAANVELVTRATSLGGIETLIEHRASIEGVNSPTPDNLLRLSVGLEHHDDLLADLQKALRK